In the Parasteatoda tepidariorum isolate YZ-2023 chromosome 3, CAS_Ptep_4.0, whole genome shotgun sequence genome, one interval contains:
- the LOC139425270 gene encoding uncharacterized protein has translation MLMIGQGGCQHTTDGMEYGVTLEANDVFPGSGSQWGAFKRNERKRVRRAQESVEECYGRRRLQRSSAIITVQDVTVDVEEYIGSMTEHCSYCNAYFWAKERNSSGKYTKCCHDGKINLPTLMDIPELLQKLLSDNSIEARNYRNHIREYNSALAFASFGAHIKPTPGNGPYCFRIDGQIYHMMSPWYSDDQNNAGYGQLYIFDSTEATNRRIENNTGCLRSVMEQLDGLLRQINPFAASYLQMHQFIQLNPATDVKLVFMEDPSSDLRRYNAPTSKTEVAAIFVGDNGEPPSNRDLCIYPVADSCKTISPMNPCIGPMVYPLLFPQGDCG, from the exons ATGTTAATGATAGGCCAGGGTGGTTGCCAGCATACCACTGATGGGATGGAGTACGGTGTCACACTGGAAGCAAATGATGTTTTCCCAGGGAGTGGATCTCAGTGGGG GGCTTTTAAACGTAATGAAAGAAAACGTGTTCGAAGAGCCCAAGAAAGTGTTGAGGAATGTTATGGAAGACGTAGATTGCAGAGATCAAGTGCAATAATAACTGTTCAAGATGTAACAGTAGATGTCGAAGAGTATATTGGCTCAATGACGGAACACTGTAGTTATTGTAATGCTTACTTCTGGGccaaagaaagaaattcttcTGGCAAATATACGAAATGCTGCCAcgatggaaaaattaatttgcctACACTAATGGACATTCCCGAGttgctgcaaaaattattaagtgataATTCGATTGAGGCACGAAATTATCGAAATCATATCCGGGAATATAATTCTGCTCTTGCTTTTGCATCATTTGGAGCACACATAAAGCCAACTCCTGGAAATGGACCGTATTGTTTTCGGATTGATGGTCAAATTTATCATATGATGTCACCTTGGTATAGCGATGATCAAAATAATGCTGGATACGGGCAGctgtatatttttgattcaacGGAAGCTACCAACAGACGCATTGAAAACAATACTGGATGTTTACGCTCTGTAATGGAACAATTAGACGGTCTATTGAGGCAAATTAACCCTTTTGCTGCATCATATCTTCAGATGCATcagtttattcaattaaaccCTGCAACAgatgtaaaattagtttttatggaAGATCCCTCTTCAGATTTGAGACGGTATAATGCTCCCACATCAAAGACAGAAGTTGCAGCCATATTCGTTGGAGACAATGGGGAACCTCCATCTAATCGAGATTTGTGCATCTATCCTGTTGCAGACTCTTGCAAAACTATTTCTCCGATGAATCCATGCATTGGTCCAATGGTCTATCCACTTCTCTTTCCACAAGGAGATTGTGGTTGA
- the LOC139425271 gene encoding uncharacterized protein, with translation MEHVQERRTAKRICVTQLQYYAYRLAIRSEFSLLHISGKLFQQFIVDVYVRTEGSRLNYLRLNQKDLRVELYQGLLNSLQSEAHSNNVKLGKLIILPSPFQGSPRSMQQNYQDGMAIVRKFGRPDIFLTFTCNPAWPEIVSALQRHQRPENRPNIIVRVLKLKLTELLDDILNVMYLEGLCSKNFPKGFQETTQENVNGYPVYQRSITKPIKVGKYDIDNRWVVPYNPWLSRKFNAHINVEICASVKSVKYLYKYVYKGHDAAYIKLQLNDDANHDEILTFLDGRYVIAPEAMWWLNEFHMSEKSHTVMRLAVHLPNQQQVIYQSGHVVEVVCSSLRQTYDFNSMVSIKPN, from the exons ATGGAGCATGTACAAGAGCGACGTACTGCCAAGCGTATCTGTGTAACCCAATTACAGTATTATGCTTACAGACTTGCTATCCGCAGTGAGTTCAGCCTTCTTCATATCAGTGGAAAGCTCTTTCAGCAGTTCATCGTTGATGTTTATGTCAGAACAGAAGGTTCAAGATTGAACTATTTAAGATTGAACCAGAAAGATTTGCGTGTTGAGTTATATCAAGGTCTTTTGAACTCTCTTCAAAGTGAAGCTCACTCAAACAATGTAAAGTTAGGGAAGTTGATCATTTTACCATCACCCTTTCAAGGATCTCCTCGCTCCATGCAACAAAATTATCAAGATGGCATGGcaattgttagaaaatttgGGAGACcagatatttttctaactttcacATGCAATCCAGCATGGCCAGAAATAGTGAGTGCTCTACAAAGACACCAGCGTCCTGAAAATAGACCCAATATCATTGTTCGTGTCCTTAAATTGAAATTGACAGAACTTTTGGATGATATTTTGAACGTGATGTATTTG GAGGGTTtgtgttctaaaaattttccgAAAGGTTTTCAAGAGACCACTCAAGAAAATGTGAACGGTTATCCAGTTTACCAGAGAAGTATTACAAAACCTATCAAGGTAGGTAAATATGATATTGATAATCGTTGGGTTGTGCCTTATAACCCTTGGTTATCAAGGAAATTTAATGCTCACATCAATGTTGAGATTTGTGCTTCGGTCAAAAGTGTGAAATATCTTTACAAGTATGTTTACAAAGGCCATGATGCTGCATATATTAAATTGCAGCTAAACGATGATGCAAATCACGATGAGATTTTGACATTTCTAGATGGACGCTATGTCATTGCTCCTGAGGCAATGTGGTGgctaaatgaatttcatatGTCTGAAAAATCCCACACTGTTATGAGGTTAGCTGTTCACTTACCAAATCAACAGCAAGTAATTTATCAGAGTGGCCATGTAGTTGAAGTTGTTTGCTCGAGCCTCCGCCAGACATACGACTTTAACAGCATGGTTTCAATTAAACCAAACTGA
- the LOC107451259 gene encoding ATP-dependent DNA helicase PIF1-like, which translates to MRALSTEKAFAEWLLDVGNCKDGEMIKLPDICYPSKQDPIKQLYSDVDFDTVTPCQLKGRAILTVTNDLSIVFNNDVLEQLPGITKIYESVDTVISDDPQDQLSYPEEFLNTITPTRMPPHKLKIKKDAIIMLLRNLMPSKGLCNGTRLIVTNLQRNLIEAKLIDDDEAGTFFIPRIPLIPSDNNMPFSFKRKQFPIRLAFSMTINKSQAIKAFEFGDEAFNKVCLKRSVKFCDGMKLRERKWIKKGMNPQI; encoded by the exons ATGCGGGCACTTTCAACTGAAAAGGCGTTTGCTGAATGGTTATTGGATGTTGGAAACTGCAAAGATGGTGAAATGATTAAGTTGCCTGATATTTGTTATCCATCTAAGCAAGACCCCATTAAGCAACTATATTCTGATGTAGATTTTGACACTGTAACTCCGTGCCAACTCAAAGGTAGGGCGATTTTAACAGTCACCAACGATTTATCAATAGTATTCAATAATGATGTGCTGGAACAACTGCCAggaattactaaaatttatgaaagtgtGGACACTGTCATTAGTGATGATCCACAAGATCAACTAAGCTACCCTGAGGAATTTTTGAACACCATCACTCCTACAAGAATGCCTCCCCACAAATTAAAGATTAAGAAAGATGCCATAATAATGCTACTGAGAAATTTAATGCCATCTAAAGGACTCTGTAATGGCACTAGATTAATTGTTACAAACTTGCAGCGCAATTTAATTGAAGCTAAACTGATTGATGATGATGAAGCTGGTACATTTTTCATTCCGAGAATACCTCTAATCCCCTCTGATAACAACATGCCGTTTTCTTTTAAGAGAAAACAATTTCCTATTAGGCTGGCCTTCTCCATGACTATAAATAAGTCACAAG CAATCAAAGCATTTGAGTTTGGAGATGAAGCATTCAATAAAGTGTGCCTGAAGCGCTCTGTAAAATTCTGTGATGGTATGAAGTTACGTGAACGCAAATGGATCAAGAAGGGAATGAATCCTCAAATATAA